A window from Podospora bellae-mahoneyi strain CBS 112042 chromosome 1 map unlocalized CBS112042p_1, whole genome shotgun sequence encodes these proteins:
- a CDS encoding uncharacterized protein (COG:P; EggNog:ENOG503NZGD), which produces MPLSPFCYYLRTSTRFPIKAHSHFPATSIFLIDPSNLKDTLILRIILHQHPPSSMKELTSDKSRYTDRINSWIRSKPTNHPSKQINSNQIPISNPSTLEPTQSDSQHGASAMSASPGGTMPTPPASGGADTTEDGCCGTPMPGTTSQPEKPGPVLGEAGDGKHPHEDSQPQREPGTKDSIPSRILRTIKFVLFHSKLNLLLVFVPIGIAVEQVPGISPGIIFGMNAVAIIPLAGLLSFATEAVARKLGDSLGALLNITFGNAVELIIFIALVKDEFRIVQASLLGSILANLLLILGMSFFLGGLRFREQIYNSTVTQMSACLLSLSVISLVLPTAFHASFNDSNLADAQSLKISRGTSVILLLVYIIYLLFQLLSHSYMYESTPQHIIDEEATPGPVANWLDSSSSESSSSSDSDSSDSDSSRETVGKRMRRAIKRHRKSSIISVDTSEGHSTTRTRTPTRSPSFGTTSEGQPSEETARNRISKAGTGILEAHEDAIEDEKPPRHRKRDRYRRHKKHRKHHKHRKSRRNGSQEFMDQPIDEEAAVGIKAPLSPGEPRRVDFAMSQLTPNVEGMSEVVQTRSSPFQGLRGTLRPVARSLAPTVFTSPTDFSMPTVPSGPVPRVRYGIRRTNSLPDRLNQFGRPPGAMMPSQIPLAAVPNGAVADAEENVEELSRRSAVILLLVSTALVAVCAEFMVDSINGLVKTSSIGEIFIGLIILPIVGNAAEHVTAITVAMKNKMDLAIGVAVGSSIQIALFITPLIVIIGWIMEKPMTLYFTLFETVCLFVSAFITNFLVLDGRSNYLEGALLLATYVIISVVAFFYPNAEDTSAWGT; this is translated from the exons ATGCCACTCTCTCCTTTCTGCTATTACTTGCGTACTTCAACACGTTTCCCCATCAAGGCTCACAGCCATTTCCCTGCCACTTCCATCTTCCTAATCGATCCGTCGAACTTAAAAGATACCTTGATACTTCGTATcattcttcatcaacacccaccttCCTCGATGAAGGAACTCACCTCTGATAAATCTCGGTACACGGATAGAATTAACTCGTGGATAAGAAGCAAACCCACGAATCACCCTTCCAAACAGATCAATTCAAACCAGATTCCCATCAGCAATCCATCCACCCTGGAGCCGACACAGTCCGACAGCCAGCATGGAGCATCAGCCATGTCTGCCAGCCCCGGCGGCACCATGCCAACGCCGCCAGCCTCTGGTGGTGCCGACACGACTGAAGATGGTTGTTGTGGCACGCCCATGCCCGGTACAACATCGCAGCCCGAGAAGCCGGGACCTGTCCTAGGCGAAGCGGGTGATGGGAAACACCCACACGAAGACTCTCAACCACAGCGGGAACCTGGTACCAAGGACAGCATCCCCAGTAGAATACTGCGCACTATCAAATTTGTCTTATTCCATTCCAAACTGAACCTTTTGCTGGTTTTTGTCCCCATCGGCATCGCCGTCGAGCAAGTCCCGGGCATTTCTCCGGGCATCATTTTTGGCATGAATGCCGTCGCCATCATACCTCTTGCTGGTCTCTTGAGCTTTGCTACCGAAGCCGTAGCGCGCAAGCTCGGCGACTCCCTTGGCGCATTGCTGAACATTACTTTTGGTAATGCGGTAGAGCTGATCATCTT CATTGCTTTGGTCAAG GATGAATTCCGTATCGTTCAGGCCTCTCTTCTTGGGTCTATCTTGGCCAACTTGTTACTGATTCTGGGCATGTCGTTCTTCCTTGGCGGTCTTCGCTTCCGGGAACAGATCTACAACAGCACCGTCACCCAGATGAGTGCTTGTCTATTGAGTTTGAGTGTGATCAGCTTGGTGTTGCCA ACTGCATTCCATGCTTCGTTCAACGACTCGAACCTAGCAGATGCCCAATCTCTCAAGATCAGCCGTGGTACTAGTGTG ATTCTTCTGTTGGTGTATATCATATATCTCCTCTTTCAGCTTCTGTCACATTCATACATGTACGAGTCGACACCACAGCACATCATTGATGAGGAGGCAACACCTGGACCGGTCGCCAACTGGCTGGACTCGTCAAGTTCAGAGAGCAGCTCGTCGAGTGACTCAGATTCTTCCGACTCTGATTCATCACGAGAAACTGTTGGCAAGAGAATGAGACGAGCTATCAAGCGCCATCGCAAGTCCAGCATCATTTCAGTCGACACGAGTGAAGGCCACAGCACTACTCGCACGCGAACCCCTACTAGAAGTCCCTCTTTCGGTACTACGAGCGAGGGACAGCCTTCTGAAGAGACCGCAAGGAACCGTATTTCCAAGGCTGGAACCGGGATTTTGGAGGCGCACGAGGATGCCATTGAAGATGAAAAGCCACCTCGTCACAGGAAGCGTGATCGTTACCGGAGACACAAGAAGCATCGCAAACATCACAAGCACCGCAAGTCACGGAGAAACGGCTCCCAAGAATTCATGGACCAACCCATTGACGAGGAAGCAGCTGTTGGGATTAAGGCTCCCCTCTCACCTGGCGAGCCTCGGAGAGTCGATTTCGCCATGTCACAATTGACCCCGAATGTTGAGGGCATGAGTGAAGTCGTTCAGACCCGAAGCAGTCCGTTCCAGGGACTTCGTGGGACACTGCGACCTGTCGCTCGCAGCCTTGCGCCCACAGTATTTACCAGTCCCACTGATTTCTCGATGCCGACCGTACCCTCTGGTCCAGTGCCTCGTGTTCGTTATGGAATTCGTCGTACGAACTCGCTGCCCGACCGCCTAAACCAGTTCGGCCGCCCTCCCGGTGCGATGATGCCCTCTCAGATTCCTCTGGCCGCCGTCCCGAACGGCGCTGTGGCTGATGCCGAGGAAAATGTTGAAGAGCTCTCCCGTCGGAGCGCAGTCATCTTGCTGCTCGTATCGACCGCTCTTGTAGCTGTTTGTGCCGAGTTCATGGTCGACTCAATCAACGGTCTTGTCAAGACCAGCAGCATCGGCGAAATCTTCATTGGTCTCATCATTCTGCCCATCGTTGGCAACGCGGCCGAGCACGTCACTGCTATCACCGTTGCCATGAAGAACAAGATGGATTTGGCCATCGGCGTGGCCGTAGGCAGCTCGATTCAGATCGCCCTCTTCATCACGCCGCTGATTGTGATTATCGGCTGGATCATGGAGAAACCCATGACGTTGTATTTTACGCTCTTTGAGACCGTTTGCTTGTTTGTCTCGGCGTTTATCACTAACTTTTTGGTGTTGGATGGGAGGAGTAATTACCTTGAGGGggctctgctgctggcgaCTTACGTTATCATCAGCGTGGTGGCGTTTTTTTATCCGAATGCAGAGGATACGAGTGCGTGGGGGACGTAG